From a region of the Thermosipho melanesiensis BI429 genome:
- a CDS encoding Do family serine endopeptidase has protein sequence MTKRLGILILTVLAIFSFGYVNPNYESPITKVVDEAAPAVVKIEATVYSTSYIDPFIEEFFKRWFGDIPKQYQQKGTSLGSGFIFEKEGYILTNFHVVDGAENIKVSLLDGKEFSAEFIGGDKELDIAILKIDPKNQELPVLEFGDSDKLKIGEWAIAIGNPLGFQHTVTVGVISATGRKIPKPDNDGYYTNLIQTDAAINPGNSGGPLLNIHGQVIGINTAIIAPSEAMNIGFAIPINTAKRFIDSIIKTGKAEKAYLGVYMQTVTKELAKALGLKTDKGVFISQVIKDSPAEKAGLKDGDVIIEVEGLSVTSASELKSIIHNYTPGSKIKIIVNRKGKIIKFEVTLGKSKETEKVTSAKEFMGLTVKDITNADREEYQIPEEISGVVVKNSKISYISEGYVIFRIAINGQKYEIRNINDWNKVISKINKGNYVALFYYYKGATGVFSFGY, from the coding sequence GTGACAAAGAGATTAGGTATATTAATTTTAACGGTATTGGCTATTTTTTCTTTTGGCTATGTAAACCCAAACTACGAAAGTCCTATCACAAAAGTAGTTGATGAAGCTGCACCTGCTGTAGTAAAGATTGAAGCAACTGTATATTCTACATCGTATATTGATCCATTCATCGAGGAATTCTTCAAAAGATGGTTTGGTGATATTCCCAAGCAATATCAGCAAAAAGGTACTAGTTTAGGCTCAGGTTTTATATTTGAAAAAGAAGGTTATATATTAACTAATTTTCATGTAGTTGATGGTGCTGAAAATATAAAAGTCAGTTTGTTAGATGGAAAAGAATTCAGCGCCGAATTTATCGGTGGAGACAAAGAACTAGATATTGCTATACTAAAAATAGATCCAAAAAACCAGGAACTTCCCGTTTTAGAATTTGGTGATTCCGATAAATTAAAAATTGGTGAATGGGCAATCGCAATAGGTAATCCACTTGGTTTTCAACATACCGTTACAGTTGGGGTAATTTCGGCAACAGGAAGAAAAATACCAAAACCCGATAATGACGGTTATTACACAAATCTAATTCAAACAGACGCTGCAATCAACCCAGGAAATAGCGGAGGCCCACTTTTAAATATACATGGTCAAGTTATTGGTATTAATACTGCAATTATTGCCCCTTCAGAAGCTATGAATATAGGTTTTGCAATACCAATTAACACAGCAAAAAGATTTATAGATAGTATAATAAAAACTGGTAAAGCCGAAAAAGCATATCTTGGAGTCTATATGCAAACAGTTACAAAAGAACTTGCAAAAGCATTAGGGTTAAAAACTGATAAAGGGGTTTTTATTTCACAAGTTATAAAAGACTCTCCAGCTGAAAAAGCTGGTTTAAAGGATGGAGATGTTATTATAGAAGTTGAAGGTCTTTCTGTAACATCTGCAAGTGAATTAAAATCGATAATCCACAACTACACTCCCGGTTCAAAAATAAAGATTATAGTAAATAGAAAAGGAAAAATAATTAAATTTGAAGTGACTTTAGGTAAATCAAAAGAAACTGAAAAAGTAACATCAGCAAAAGAGTTTATGGGATTAACTGTAAAAGACATTACAAATGCAGATAGAGAAGAATATCAAATTCCAGAAGAAATTAGTGGAGTAGTTGTAAAAAACAGCAAAATAAGTTACATTAGTGAAGGATATGTCATTTTCAGAATAGCAATCAACGGACAAAAATATGAAATTAGAAATATAAATGATTGGAACAAAGTAATTTCAAAAATAAACAAAGGCAATTATGTTGCTCTCTTCTACTACTATAAAGGTGCTACGGGAGTATTTTCATTTGGATATTAA